One stretch of Acidobacteriota bacterium DNA includes these proteins:
- a CDS encoding carbamoyltransferase N-terminal domain-containing protein: MIVLGLHFGHDAAVALVRDGEVVAFLEKERKNRIKHALGLDFSDVRDVLEDAGLSPRDVDYCAVTSTQDVEYCFFEPERLSFVFGGPAIHEIPSPLWRRRYGDAEEPPPGAGKLEGLRRLAEVYSQPGEHRYKKFFRQYGHHDLATVSSLPSIEDFATHPLWEGPRTLAEIGATDYRPLLDDDFSRSFHLPITLTLDGSRVPGALFSHHYAHAAYGFYESPYRRAAILSHDGGSTRRGYRAGLFFYGEEERLYPLAPHRLPAGWTYHVVGRDIGFGSIGGSGKLMGLSAYGRPAFFDPAFVGNWWDGPRRGEEKHPRRWFDHMVDSARRQGYDLDALGDPARMTE, encoded by the coding sequence GTGATCGTCCTCGGCTTGCACTTCGGCCACGATGCCGCCGTGGCCCTCGTGCGGGATGGCGAGGTCGTCGCCTTCCTGGAGAAAGAGCGCAAGAATCGGATCAAGCACGCCCTCGGTCTCGACTTCAGCGACGTCCGAGACGTGCTGGAAGACGCGGGCCTGTCTCCCCGCGACGTCGACTACTGCGCCGTTACCTCCACCCAGGACGTGGAATATTGCTTCTTCGAGCCCGAGCGCCTGAGCTTCGTCTTCGGGGGCCCCGCCATCCACGAAATCCCCAGCCCGCTGTGGCGCCGGCGCTATGGCGACGCCGAAGAGCCCCCACCAGGAGCCGGAAAGCTCGAGGGCCTGCGCCGCCTGGCGGAGGTCTACTCCCAGCCCGGCGAGCACCGCTACAAGAAATTCTTCCGCCAATACGGCCACCACGATCTCGCCACCGTCTCCTCGCTACCGTCCATCGAGGACTTCGCCACCCATCCGCTGTGGGAAGGCCCACGGACCCTCGCCGAGATCGGCGCTACCGACTACCGGCCCCTCCTCGATGACGACTTCTCCCGCAGCTTCCACCTGCCCATCACCCTGACCCTCGACGGGAGCCGAGTTCCGGGGGCCCTCTTCTCCCACCACTACGCCCACGCCGCCTACGGCTTCTACGAAAGCCCCTACCGCCGCGCGGCGATCCTCAGCCACGACGGCGGCTCCACCCGGCGGGGCTATCGCGCCGGGCTCTTCTTCTACGGCGAGGAGGAGCGCCTCTACCCCCTGGCGCCCCATCGCCTGCCGGCGGGGTGGACCTACCACGTGGTGGGCCGGGACATCGGCTTCGGCAGCATCGGCGGTTCGGGCAAGCTCATGGGGCTGAGCGCCTACGGCCGCCCGGCCTTCTTCGACCCGGCCTTCGTCGGCAATTGGTGGGATGGACCGCGCAGGGGCGAGGAAAAGCACCCCCGCCGCTGGTTTGACCACATGGTGGACTCGGCCCGCCGCCAGGGCTACGACCTGGACGCTCTGGGAGACCCGGCGCGGATGACCGAG